CGACGGACGAGATGGACAGCAACAAGGACGAGGCGGAGCGGTGCATGGAGTTCGCGGATCGTTTTATGCGGAAGAGAAAGTACGAGGAAGTTGAGAAGTTTGCCCGCAAGGCCCAGAAGCTCTATCCGACGAAAAGAGCCGAAGGTACGTGTCGACTCATGATCTCCACTCCGTTTGAAGCACAGCGTCGAATCTTGGCTTCTTTGTTGACTTTGCATTAGCCACGTATACTCAAGCGGAATAAAAGGCTTTCAGGCTTACATTTTACGAGAACGCACCTTTCTTCTCTTAGTCAGAGTACTGATGGTTACAGGaatcaaataatttgtatttatagacCTGCTGGCGGAAGTGACGGTACACACTAAGGAGAATCAGAAATCAGATTCGGCTGAGTCTAACGTTAGAAAGCGACAAAATTGTGCCAAAGATGGCACACATTTTCAGAATTCTGTTCGAAAGAGCCCAGAACTATATTCGAAAGAACAGCTGGCATATATTGAGAAGTAGGTATTTCGAGATTGTTTTGATTACTCGAGAATACAATGCtgttatcaatttatattttacttatttaataatcttggataaatatgtttctttttgtttGGTTATTGTAGGATAAAGAAATGCAAGGATTATTACGAGATTTTAGGAGTCAGCAAAGACGCTACGGACAGCGACATTAAGAAGGCTTACAAGAAATTGGCGCTTCAATTACATCCTGACAAGAATAAGGCGCCAGGCACCGCCGAAGCTTTTAAGGGTATGTCGAGATAGTggggaaaaaaatgaaattaggTTTGCTATTGCGAATTTACTTGCATTTATGCGAGAAATCTTTTATGCAGCCATTGTTAATGCGGTGACTATTCTTACTGATCCGGAGAAACGGAGACAGTACGACACGTACGGTCCTGAAGAAGAGCGAATGCAGAATGTGCACACCCGCCAAGGCCATACGCATTATAACTATACTCGTGGATTTGAAggtaagagagagagtgttAAAAGTGGAGACGTGTGTCGTGAGAATATTGTACAAGTTGTCTCatgtatcaaaatatattctataatatctcTTTAGCCTTTATCACACCCGAAGAGTTAGCCTACACGCTACAAGAATTAGAGACACGAGCGGCACATGCGGCACAAACAGCAAGTgtgataacaaatttattaggATATTTGTTACGatagtgagaattatctgacaatgagttttgatgtaaacaGAAAgcatctaatatttaatattaaagttggCAAAATGCAACTTACAGCAGGTTTTCTTTCTTCACCCGGCTTTTGAGGTGGAAATATAGTCTTATTATAATCTAGAAATCCTGTTGGGGCTTCGTAGTTACTCAATTTACCTCTGCATATCGCAGAAATATGGAAACTACATGCTGGCGCAAGATTTGTTGCATTTGACAATATATTCGTCCTATTTATTGCGGATCTGCCGTATAACGCTAAATGTTTGACACACTGACAAATACTCTGCATTTTctgtaaatatgaa
The nucleotide sequence above comes from Temnothorax longispinosus isolate EJ_2023e chromosome 4, Tlon_JGU_v1, whole genome shotgun sequence. Encoded proteins:
- the LOC139811845 gene encoding dnaJ homolog subfamily B member 12-like isoform X2 — encoded protein: MDSNKDEAERCMEFADRFMRKRKYEEVEKFARKAQKLYPTKRAEDLLAEVTVHTKENQKSDSAESNVRKRQNCAKDGTHFQNSVRKSPELYSKEQLAYIEKIKKCKDYYEILGVSKDATDSDIKKAYKKLALQLHPDKNKAPGTAEAFKAIVNAVTILTDPEKRRQYDTYGPEEERMQNVHTRQGHTHYNYTRGFEAFITPEELAYTLQELETRAAHAAQTASVITNLLGYLLR
- the LOC139811845 gene encoding dnaJ homolog subfamily B member 12-like isoform X1, with translation MDSNKDEAERCMEFADRFMRKRKYEEVEKFARKAQKLYPTKRAEDLLAEVTVHTKENQKSDSAESNVRKRQNCAKDGTHFQNSVRKSPELYSKEQLAYIEKIKKCKDYYEILGVSKDATDSDIKKAYKKLALQLHPDKNKAPGTAEAFKAIVNAVTILTDPEKRRQYDTYGPEEERMQNVHTRQGHTHYNYTRGFEDRNACGASSAAEAPENMRYAGGVYAQPAYTPTPPSAYASPAPPPPPPPPTYTPPPPSSVYTPPAPRRRRRRQHTSRPQPSYASLPPLPSYAPPLSYAPPPSYAPLPSYAPPLSYAPPPSYAPPPSYAPPPSYAPPPSYAPPPSYASPPSYAPPSAYAPPAYAPPSASRYTAGGMPSAGVSWPHI